A window of Cottoperca gobio chromosome 16, fCotGob3.1, whole genome shotgun sequence contains these coding sequences:
- the xrcc1 gene encoding DNA repair protein XRCC1: MPEIQLKHVVSCTTEDTTHKADNLLSSDTYRKWKAARSGEKQTSVILQFEKEEQVHSIDIGNEGSAFIEVLVGNSSAVRDQDYEVLLVTSSFMSPTESRNGTNMNRVRFFAPNQLQKSTAQEKWDRVKIVCSQPYSKNIAYGLAFVKFHSPPDKNDPPTTSPKLTKLGQFKVKDECPSLQPGSLFFNRDHATKSITPPKVSPQSERLSYAAAALQAGGSSHSSGQASSSSSASPQPPAKRKFEFSKERPSASGPPPSKKISPAGSPEGKAVTPKPKPSSASTPSPSTAKASPTLKSADKKRESRSKPEPEPKQQKASTQQLPLKRILEGVVFVLSGFQNPFRGELREKATDLGAKYRPDWTPDSTHLICAFANTPKYSQVKSAGGIIVRKEWVMDCHKRKQKISYKQYLMDGAESSSESEMEVDDQSEEEMNTKTPQKQARQVTPKKTPEKRNEDDEYAGSTDVDEPGNADDESGVDTEDELRRVESESRQKKVAAQGKMVKQEDPYGGSTDENTDAEAEEDHPIPELPDFLRGKHFFLYGKFPNNERRLLLRYIVAFNGLIEDYMTEKVQFVVTSEGWHDSFEDALMENGNLNFVKPAWIYSINERQKILPYQPYSVVP; encoded by the exons ATGCCAGAAATCCAACTCAAACACGTCGTGTCTTGCACTACCGAGGACACT ACGCACAAGGCAGACAACCTGCTGAGCTCTGACACTTACAGAAAGTGGAAAGCAGCAAGATCCGGAGAGAAGCAGACATCAGTCATTCTGCAG TTCgagaaggaggagcaggtgCACAGCATCGATATTGGAAATGAAGGCTCAGCTTTCATCGAGGTGCTGGTGGGGAACTCTTCAGCGGTCAGAGACCAGGACTATGAG GTTCTTTTGGTCACGTCTTCCTTCATGTCGCCCACGGAGAGCCGTAACGGCACCAATATGAACCGGGTGCGTTTCTTTGCCCCGAACCAGCTGCAGAAGAGCACAGCACAGGAGAAGTGGGACCGAGTGAAAATTGTGTGCAGCCAGCCATACAGCAAA AACATAGCTTACGGACTGGCCTTTGTTAAGTTTCATTCCCCTCCTGACAAGAACGATCCTCCAACAACCTCCCCG aAACTGACCAAACTGGGACAGTTCAAGGTGAAGGATGAGTGTCCCAGCCTTCAGCCCGGCAGTCTCTTCTTCAACCGGGACCATGCAACAAAGTCCATCACTCCACCCAAAG TGTCTCCTCAGAGTGAGCGGTTGAGttatgctgctgctgccctgcaGGCTGGAGGCAGCTCCCACTCGTCAGGCCAAGCATcctcttccagctctgcctcaccACAG CCACCAGCAAAAAGAAAATTTGAGTTCAGCAAAGAGCGGCCGTCTGCCTCCGGCCCTCCACCCTCAAAGAAAATAAGTCCAGCTGGTTCACCCGAGGGCAAAGCTGTGACTCCCAAACCCAAGCCGAGCTCCGCCAGCACGCCAAGCCCCAGCACGGCGAAAG CTTCCCCGACACTGAAGTCTGCTGACAAGAAGCGGGAGAGCCGATCCAAACCCGAACCGGAACCCAAACAACAGAAAGCTAGCACGCAGCAGCTCCCACTCAAACGCATTCTGGAGGGGGTCGTGTTTGTCCTCAGCGGCTTCCAAAACCCATTCAGAGGGGAGTTGAGGGAAAAAGCGACGGACCTGGGAGCCAAATACAGACCTGACTGGACTCCCGACTCCACACACCTCAT CTGTGCCTTCGCCAACACCCCCAAGTACAGCCAGGTGAAATCAGCAGGGGGCATCATCGTACGGAAGGAATGGGTAATGGACTGCCATAAGAGGAAACAGAAGATCTCCTATAAACA GTATTTGATGGATGGAGCGGAGTCCAGCTCGGAGAGTGAAATGGAAGTGGACGACCAGAGCGAAGAGGAAATGAACACAAAA ACTCCACAGAAGCAGGCGAGACAAGTGACCCCCAAAAAGACGCCAGAGAAGAGGAATGAAGATGATGAGTATGCTGGCTCCACTGATGTGGATGAACCAG GAAATGCTGATGATGAGTCTGGCGTGGACACGGAGGACGAGCTGCGAAG GGTGGAGAGTGAGAGCAGACAGAAGAAAGTAGCAGCACAAGGGAAGATGGTGAAGCAGGAGGATCCGTACGGGGGGTCGACGGATGAAAACACAGACGCCGAGGCTGAAGAGGATCACCCCATTCCTGAGCTACCGG ACTTCCTGAGAGGAAAGCACTTTTTCCTCTATGGTAAATTCCCTAACAACGAGAGGCGCCTTCTGTTGAGATACATTGTCGCCTTTAACGG ACTGATCGAGGACTACATGACCGAGAAGGTGCAGTTTGTGGTGACCAGTGAAGGGTGGCACGACTCCTTTGAAGAC GCGCTGATGGAGAACGGCAACCTGAACTTTGTCAAACCCGCATGGATTTACTCGATCAATGAACGACAAAAGATTCTGCCCTACCAGCCCTACTCTGTCGTCCCCTGA